One Nicotiana tomentosiformis chromosome 1, ASM39032v3, whole genome shotgun sequence genomic window, TTTGTAGACCCTGTAAGCACAATGCAAAAAAAGTGTTAGTATGCACTTCAAAAGTTGTCCACATGGAGATAGAATGATCATAACTTCATTCAATCTATTCACGTCTTCTCTACATATGACTAATGTGCCAGAAAGTTCCTAACTCAGCTGGATTAATGAAAGGGATCACCTGAGGATGGAATTGTATTGGAGACAAATATGAAAGATATTGAGAGATAAAAATGAAAATGTTCTGATTTGCCACTTTGCATAAAATCTTTGAATGCTATCCCTGAACCCTCTTTCTTTTGGTTTGACATACCTCAACACCCCCAATGGAGAACAGAACCACTAGAACCTCTATAAACCAGGAGGACATCAATTTGTAAAGCATAATCAAGAAGCAGGATGCAACCACCACGAACAGAACTGCTGATATAATGCTGATTTCCAGCACAACACCGGAACGAGACACCTCTGTGCCATTGCATTCATTTGAGCCATCCTGCGAGATCAAGATACATATTTCAACCAAACTGTTAAGGAAAGATGCAGTGACTTGATTGCTTCAAAATTGCAAAATGCACAGAACACTGCAAAATGAGCAGGAAAAAAAAGGACAGAGAGAGAGAGGTTTGTGACTTTACTTTAAAGAGCTTGTCCTGCTCAATTGCAGCTTCTCTGGCACGCCATGCAGACCAATAAGAAGCACACAATATGGTAGCAACAGCCATAAGCCATAAAAATACTTCAGCTACATCCACTGTTGGGCGCTTTGGAGAGTAAAGCTGCACAGAAACTGAAAGATGGGAAATATTTTAGTCACTGTTTCGGAAACAAATCAACAATAATAGAGATCGTGTCAAACAATGCAGAAGCCACATAATGCAGTCGGACCTACAAAAGAATAAAATGCAACAAGACCCACCAGAAGAGCTGTTTCCAAGAAACTGTATCAGGCTTGTGCCAGCATGTTGTGGGAGCATAACAGCAGGAATACCAATGTCCAGGTCAGGTTCATCGGGTTCACAAACCATCTTGAAGAGCTCTACAGAGCAATGAGAGAACCAAAGTTATATGGAGCCCTCTGCATGTGCATATCAACACACTGTAATGATGTTCCAGGTCAACACCAGAAACGATTACAGAAATTTGATAGTAAGGAAATAGTGTTGActgtaaaaaaaattataaagtgACTGCAGTTCAACAAATAAATTGTGACTGTTGGTTGGCTAGTTGCAGTTTGCACAAGACCATCAAGAATGAGCCAATTCATATTGGAACATGGAAAACAGTACAGGATAATACTTAGGAAGAGCACTTGAACCTGTTTGGTTGTTTATTATGAGGATAGCTGAAGCACCGGCATCTTCTGCAACGTTTGTTTTGGTAGTGAAACTGCAATTACCTCGGTGCACTAGGATGGCCTCACCAGTGAGCTATCACATATTAGAAACCTAAATGTTGAGTTCGCTATACAAATGACAATTGTCTTGAGGTTTCCAACCAAATATGCTTTGAACAAGAGAAATAAATGTGAACCAACCTTATTCCTAGGTTTGCTACAACAATCCGGAGGATCTGCAAAGGCCAGCCTTGTCTGATTGGCACGCTTCTCCTTTGATTCCAATGTTGGGCCAAATCGAGCCCCAACACCAACAAACTCTGTTACCTCTATACCATCAACCCAAATCGGAATTTTTACCTATTTGAGGAAACACTATTCAGATAATTTTAGATAATATGTCCAATTACTACCATGTAACAAAGAGACTCCAAAACGATAATTACATTAATATCTAAACTGCATTCTGCTTCCACGTGATACTGACAAAACCAACCATAACACTAACTCCTGTTATGCTACGGAGTTGGTCAAACAAGTTTCACTAAGAGGGTCAAACAAGTGTATGGAACAACACTATGACATCCgggctttttttttttcttttgataaggAAAATGTCCAAGATATGGTTCGAGCCCCCGACCACTGTAAGTAAAACAACTAGCACGCTACGGTGTACTTTTTACTATGACATCTGGGTTATTCATGACAGTTCGTATAATGATGAAGGAAAATAAATTACGGTCATGCTATATAAGAATATGTAAATTCCCACGTGTTCTACTCCACCAGAATTCTGCACAACTCGCTGGATTCAATTAAGGTGTACTCTCTCAGTTCAATCCTTTTGAAAGTGTTTTTCATTGGATCTGGTGATAAACTGATACTAGAGAGCATGCCACAGGCGAACTGATGATGGTAAAGATGCCTCGTTTGCTTGGAAAACTGACTAAATATTAAGGAAACGGCAACAATCATTTTAACTTTTTTACCTCTACTGATCCATCATAGTCTTCAATCCAACTTATCCGTTAGTTAGGCCACCCCTTGGGTGCTAACATCATAGTTCACTTTAATTGTATAGATTCTAATACAATTAAACACATATAGCAGAAGGATAGTTCCTTTGCCTAAACAGAGTAAAATAGAGAGTTAAATTGGCTAATAGCAATTATGTCATTCAATAATTAATGACATAGGACAAAATTCAAGCTCTAAAATATTAAAAAAGCTAACTTGACCTAAGACATGAATAAAACAATGAGTTATACACTGACAAATCATCAGACATAGATACACAACCAATCAACTATGCTTCAATGGGCTCAGCTAATTGAAATTTCTATACCTATTTTACTCTATTAGGTCAATTTCATGTCAGTACTAAATAATGCAAGCACTCGAGAGGGCATATTCCAAACAAATGGAGAAAACCAAAAAATGAACTTTTAgccaaaaaataaattaaaaaactcAATCTTTGAAAAGTAAAAAACAGCTAAAAGAAAGAACGAGAAGTTACCAGAACAAAATTGTTGTTACAACCAGGGCGACTTGGAGCAACACTATCCTGGTGAACTATATCACCTCCACTGACTAAAGAAGTACACACCAaaagtacaacaataacaacacaaaTAGAACAGTTGAACTCCATGAAATTCAAGAACCCTAAGAAATTGTACAAATCTTGGAGATCAAATTTGGTAAAGGGTGAAATGGGTGTTGTTCTTTTTTATTATTCCCTTTGTACTTTGTTTTTTTTTGGTGGAAGATGGGAAGAGACATGGGAAAACAAGAAATGAGAAAAAGAAAGATATACTATTCAATTAAAGTACTGTttggtttttttctttttcttttttgtattatTAAGTAATGAGTTGTTGCTTTTTGCTTTGTAACCGTTAATCTATTCTTTTAGCTTTCTGTCTTTTGTGGGTTTCCCTACTCTCGCCAATGACGCGTGGATAGTACGTTCTTGAAAGTTGTTGACCAATTTAAGACACCTCAATTTTGTAGTGGAATGGAACCTTTCAGGTTCTCTGTCGCTAATGGTATATTTATATGGTGTCGTCATTTCTTGATGAAAGGTGACTTTGCTTTTGAGATTTCCAACACCTTCAAGTTCCATCAACTATTTGTTTTAGAAGTGTCAAAGTTtgctctcttttttcttttgagTAGAATCTTTTGTAAATAAATTTAACGTTCATTCTAACTTTTTCGATCAATAACTTACCGTTGGATTAGATTCCAAAAATCGAGTAAGAATAAATGCGACATGTTAAGACAAGATCGGACTATATAATGGAATGTTTAAGCAATTTCTTCAGATCATCAGAGAGAGACAAAAAAGCCGATACGACAAACTTCTTTGAATTGAAGTAACATATAAAGACATTATTCTGTTTAACTTATTCGTTAAGCGATTCTTAACTGGATATGTGAAC contains:
- the LOC104119931 gene encoding signal peptide peptidase-like 4 isoform X1 is translated as MEFNCSICVVIVVLLVCTSLVSGGDIVHQDSVAPSRPGCNNNFVLVKIPIWVDGIEVTEFVGVGARFGPTLESKEKRANQTRLAFADPPDCCSKPRNKLTGEAILVHRGNCSFTTKTNVAEDAGASAILIINNQTELFKMVCEPDEPDLDIGIPAVMLPQHAGTSLIQFLGNSSSVSVQLYSPKRPTVDVAEVFLWLMAVATILCASYWSAWRAREAAIEQDKLFKDGSNECNGTEVSRSGVVLEISIISAVLFVVVASCFLIMLYKLMSSWFIEVLVVLFSIGGVEGLQTCLIALLSCFRWFERFGESFIKIPFLGPVSYLTLAISPFCIVFAVLWAVYRHISFAWIGQDILGIALIITVLQIVQVPNLKVGTVLLSCALLYDLFWVFLSKPLFHKSVMIVVARGDKSGEDGIPMLLKIPRMFDPWGGYSIIGFGDIILPGLLVAFSLRYDWLCNKKLREGYFLWAMFAYGLGLLTTYVALNLMDGHGQPALLYIVPFTLGTFLTVGKQRGDLKHLWTRGEPDRPCPHVRLQPE